The Natrinema salifodinae genome includes a window with the following:
- a CDS encoding cobalt-precorrin-4/precorrin-4 C(11)-methyltransferase, which translates to MTDDASSDPTPDPQAAIDSQGDRREDLDDRVFEHSAGDEQEGIPFIGAGPGNPRLLTVAGKELLEAADLVVHAGSLVNSELLDEYCGHAELVNSVGKDLEELIPLMRDAYEDGDDVVRLHSGDPAIYGAALEQMDALEHEGVPTYFVPGVTSAFAASATLRTQLTLNEVSNHVAFTRPQGKTLSAEEDHISDFVEMGDVTTCIYLGTHAVRDTMDRLLDDDHDPETPVAVIYHASWPDEDVIVGSIETIADKVEEAGYRASALVVIGDAVTGAGYERSYLYGDWANRGSEGASD; encoded by the coding sequence ATGACCGACGACGCGTCGTCGGACCCGACCCCGGATCCTCAGGCGGCGATCGACTCTCAGGGCGACCGCCGGGAGGACCTCGACGATCGGGTCTTCGAACACAGCGCCGGCGACGAGCAAGAGGGTATCCCCTTCATCGGCGCTGGCCCCGGGAACCCGCGACTGCTGACCGTCGCCGGAAAGGAACTGCTCGAGGCGGCCGACCTGGTCGTCCACGCGGGCTCGCTGGTCAACAGCGAACTGTTAGACGAGTACTGCGGCCACGCGGAACTGGTGAATTCGGTCGGCAAGGACCTCGAGGAGCTGATTCCCCTGATGCGGGACGCCTACGAGGACGGCGACGACGTCGTCCGCCTCCACAGCGGCGACCCCGCGATCTACGGGGCCGCGCTCGAACAGATGGACGCGCTCGAACACGAGGGCGTCCCGACCTACTTCGTGCCCGGCGTCACGTCTGCCTTTGCGGCCAGCGCGACGCTGCGGACCCAACTGACGCTCAACGAGGTCTCGAACCACGTCGCGTTCACCAGGCCCCAGGGCAAGACCCTGAGCGCCGAGGAGGACCACATCTCCGACTTCGTCGAGATGGGCGACGTGACGACCTGCATCTACCTCGGGACCCACGCCGTCCGGGACACGATGGATCGGCTGCTCGACGACGATCACGACCCCGAGACGCCGGTCGCGGTGATCTACCACGCCTCCTGGCCGGACGAGGACGTGATCGTCGGCTCGATCGAGACGATTGCGGACAAAGTCGAGGAAGCGGGGTATCGGGCCTCCGCCCTGGTCGTCATCGGCGACGCCGTGACGGGTGCGGGCTACGAGCGTTCGTATCTCTACGGCGACTGGGCGAACCGCGGTTCGGAGGGCGCATCGGACTGA
- a CDS encoding phage tail sheath family protein — protein MPEYQSPGVYVEEVSGGSKSVDGVSTSTAGFLGQTHRGPVKPRLVTNYTEFERLYGSSPKHSHLDVAVDGFFKNGGSRCYVGRVTAADPNDTATTTLVDDSETEILEVEANGPGEWGSSIAVVVRDGQRPDQFDMVVRYWSCDLEEVSQPGSDRPDPAPDVEELFDGLSTDPQSSQFYEKQVANSVLVDVEYLDDGRPVNGLTWLTRGSPTAYSDGGLVETDGEETVVHIPEDLDGMDYGDLRGLAKPFETDSNPSKDELIDDLSEIRSGEREVDVKVVTEEPEKPEAEGEVTLSDYEGIDQPGLRTGLAGFEALDDLSIVCAPDENDVTGLTDAIVAHCENMGERFAILQAPQNPGPVSEMETPVDSTYAAYYYPWLTVLDPVTNREKLSPPGGHIAGIYARSDAQHGVHKAPANEVVRDIVGLQHEITKGEQDVLNPKGINCIRSFQGRGIRVWGARTTSSDPEWKYLNVRRLFLFIEQSIDEGTQWAVFEPNDKDLWARIRQSAENFLTTVWREGGLQGSTADEAFYVRCGEETMTQDDIDNGRLIVEIGIAPVKPAEFVIFRISQDTGDA, from the coding sequence ATGCCAGAGTATCAGTCCCCAGGCGTATACGTTGAAGAGGTCAGCGGCGGGAGCAAGTCCGTCGACGGAGTCAGTACCAGCACAGCCGGATTCCTCGGTCAGACCCACCGTGGCCCCGTGAAGCCACGGCTCGTGACGAACTACACGGAATTCGAACGACTGTACGGCTCGAGTCCGAAACACTCACATCTCGACGTCGCCGTCGACGGATTCTTCAAAAACGGTGGCAGCCGCTGTTATGTCGGCCGCGTCACCGCTGCAGATCCGAACGACACTGCGACGACGACGCTCGTCGACGATAGCGAAACCGAGATTCTCGAGGTCGAAGCGAACGGACCAGGCGAGTGGGGAAGTTCCATCGCCGTCGTCGTTCGTGACGGCCAGCGTCCGGATCAGTTCGATATGGTCGTCCGGTACTGGTCGTGTGATCTCGAAGAAGTCAGTCAGCCAGGCTCCGATCGTCCCGATCCAGCACCGGACGTCGAGGAGTTATTTGACGGACTGTCGACCGATCCGCAGTCGAGCCAGTTTTACGAGAAACAGGTCGCCAACTCGGTGCTCGTTGACGTCGAGTACCTCGACGATGGCCGCCCCGTCAACGGACTGACGTGGCTAACCCGTGGCAGTCCGACGGCGTATTCGGACGGCGGACTCGTCGAGACCGATGGCGAGGAGACCGTCGTTCACATCCCGGAAGACCTCGATGGGATGGACTACGGCGATCTCAGGGGGCTCGCGAAGCCCTTCGAAACCGACAGTAATCCCTCCAAAGACGAACTCATTGACGATCTTAGCGAGATCCGTTCCGGAGAGCGTGAGGTCGATGTCAAAGTCGTCACGGAGGAACCGGAGAAACCCGAGGCGGAGGGTGAGGTCACCCTGAGCGATTACGAAGGAATCGACCAGCCCGGTCTGCGAACCGGGCTGGCCGGATTCGAGGCCCTCGACGATCTCTCGATCGTCTGTGCCCCCGATGAGAACGACGTCACCGGTCTGACGGACGCGATCGTCGCCCATTGCGAGAACATGGGTGAACGGTTTGCGATCCTGCAGGCGCCACAGAATCCCGGCCCGGTCTCGGAGATGGAAACGCCGGTCGACTCCACGTACGCCGCGTACTATTACCCGTGGCTCACCGTCCTCGATCCCGTCACGAACCGCGAAAAGCTTTCCCCGCCAGGCGGTCACATCGCCGGCATCTACGCTCGAAGCGACGCCCAGCACGGCGTCCATAAGGCACCCGCGAACGAAGTCGTTCGCGACATCGTCGGTCTCCAACACGAGATCACCAAGGGAGAACAGGACGTCCTCAACCCGAAGGGTATCAACTGTATCCGCAGCTTTCAGGGACGCGGGATTCGTGTCTGGGGTGCTCGAACCACATCCAGTGACCCCGAGTGGAAGTACCTCAACGTCCGTCGACTGTTCCTGTTCATCGAGCAGTCTATCGACGAAGGAACGCAGTGGGCGGTCTTCGAGCCGAACGACAAGGACCTCTGGGCGCGCATCCGGCAATCGGCCGAGAACTTCCTGACCACCGTCTGGCGTGAGGGCGGCTTGCAGGGTTCGACCGCGGACGAGGCATTCTACGTCCGCTGTGGCGAAGAGACGATGACGCAAGATGACATCGATAACGGTCGTCTAATCGTCGAGATCGGCATTGCACCGGTCAAACCGGCTGAATTCGTCATCTTCCGGATCAGTCAGGACACGGGAGACGCCTGA
- a CDS encoding phage tail protein — protein sequence MPEHGPLPSTEFAVELDGVDIPGFLEVKLPTQETDQQDYREGDDPKHSKKLFGDVHYSPLVLARGAEEDNERLDEWRKAVEQGNEDEARKNIAVIVKDKTGESALRFEFTNAWIRKYEPPTLNAQASGGAEAIAVETYTIEFEEMERKNV from the coding sequence ATGCCAGAACATGGACCACTTCCGAGCACGGAGTTCGCCGTCGAACTCGACGGCGTAGATATTCCCGGCTTCCTCGAAGTCAAACTCCCAACCCAGGAGACGGATCAACAGGACTACCGCGAGGGAGACGATCCGAAACACTCGAAGAAACTCTTCGGCGACGTCCACTACTCGCCGCTGGTACTGGCCCGTGGGGCCGAGGAGGACAACGAACGCCTCGACGAGTGGCGGAAGGCCGTCGAACAAGGCAACGAAGATGAAGCGCGAAAGAATATCGCCGTCATCGTGAAGGACAAGACGGGTGAATCGGCTCTCCGCTTCGAATTTACGAACGCGTGGATCCGCAAGTACGAGCCACCGACGCTCAACGCGCAAGCGAGCGGCGGAGCGGAAGCGATCGCCGTCGAAACGTACACGATCGAGTTCGAAGAGATGGAACGAAAGAACGTATGA
- a CDS encoding DUF6760 family protein, which yields MMQRYDPDTLFEEVAFVAYHFGWSHDEVLELPHWERQRWCEEISDINERMNETVAPDHQPDRGGGGSLLDDDGDGIVLQNSLEDL from the coding sequence GTGATGCAGCGGTACGATCCCGATACCCTCTTCGAGGAGGTCGCGTTCGTCGCCTACCACTTCGGTTGGAGTCACGACGAAGTGCTGGAACTCCCCCACTGGGAACGACAGCGATGGTGCGAGGAGATCAGTGACATCAACGAACGAATGAACGAGACGGTCGCTCCGGATCACCAACCCGATCGCGGTGGGGGCGGCAGCCTTCTCGACGACGACGGTGACGGGATCGTACTCCAAAATTCACTGGAGGACCTCTAG
- a CDS encoding phage tail protein, translating to MADTPYTGEDNPYAQYNFEVQVNGDAVAGFAEVSGITMQLETVQYQEGGVNDHVHTLPGTFAHANLVLQRGMTNDISFWEWIQEVMSGNVTRKNIVVKMQDGFNGQSGWGWEFKRAYPTMWRGPDLVSTNQGLAIESIELTYEQFSKLSGLPE from the coding sequence ATGGCAGATACACCGTATACGGGCGAAGACAATCCATACGCACAGTACAACTTCGAGGTACAGGTCAACGGCGATGCCGTCGCTGGATTCGCCGAAGTCTCTGGCATCACCATGCAACTCGAGACGGTCCAGTACCAGGAGGGCGGCGTGAATGACCACGTTCACACGCTTCCCGGAACCTTCGCCCACGCAAATCTCGTGTTGCAACGCGGGATGACGAACGATATCTCCTTCTGGGAGTGGATCCAGGAGGTCATGAGCGGCAACGTGACGCGAAAGAACATCGTCGTGAAGATGCAAGATGGCTTCAACGGCCAGAGCGGCTGGGGATGGGAGTTTAAACGCGCCTACCCAACGATGTGGCGTGGCCCCGATCTCGTCAGTACTAACCAGGGACTGGCAATCGAGTCGATCGAGTTAACCTACGAGCAGTTTTCGAAGCTGTCCGGCCTCCCGGAGTAA
- a CDS encoding DUF4255 domain-containing protein — translation MAAPTAIQETTNLLLKLLRLRLARNNDDELLNKEQIQPIPPTAVDDESTVRLTIYLFGVSKTGSLNTGTTRVSENRKEKSPLGLELRYLLMAFPSGEDGRDGVLDQHRLLGLAMQTLYDAETIEPEELPDALGDERVTVTLEQRDPTELTDLWATFPELPLHPSATYAVRPVRIPSTQSTPFERVSERDVQVSQGAESEADDGDEDGETPDVDMDDRDSGSWRSST, via the coding sequence ATGGCTGCACCGACTGCGATTCAGGAGACGACGAACCTGTTGTTGAAGCTGCTTCGACTCCGGTTGGCGCGGAATAACGACGACGAACTGTTGAACAAAGAGCAAATACAGCCGATCCCGCCGACAGCTGTCGACGACGAATCGACGGTCCGCCTTACGATCTACCTCTTCGGCGTCTCGAAGACCGGATCGCTCAACACCGGAACGACCCGTGTCTCCGAGAACCGGAAGGAAAAATCCCCTCTCGGTCTCGAACTTCGTTACCTGTTGATGGCGTTTCCGAGTGGCGAAGACGGAAGGGACGGAGTGCTAGACCAACATCGGCTGCTGGGCCTGGCGATGCAGACGCTCTATGATGCCGAAACGATCGAGCCCGAGGAACTCCCCGACGCGCTGGGCGACGAACGGGTGACCGTCACCCTCGAGCAGCGGGACCCGACGGAACTGACCGACCTTTGGGCTACCTTTCCCGAGCTACCGCTTCACCCGTCTGCGACCTACGCGGTCCGGCCCGTACGGATACCCTCGACGCAGTCGACCCCGTTCGAACGGGTCAGCGAGCGTGACGTACAGGTATCGCAAGGGGCCGAGTCCGAAGCGGACGACGGCGATGAGGACGGTGAGACGCCGGATGTGGACATGGACGACCGGGATTCGGGTTCGTGGCGGTCATCAACCTGA
- a CDS encoding ATP-binding protein has product MYNHFSERLQSEFDRLQWVLERAQDHCSLLGSGPEGRRLSTAGARIRALSADCTDTNESAALASFHEELTARTEKIDANVEAALETGVDLRLESVRRAFTLSRVELDALLIVLAPTFDRRILTNYGSLVGLDTPTYPTVQIVETLLALMATDAETDRTTSPLSRNSPLFKYALLERAAHDPSSPESYDVLTVDDRVVRYLKGDDSLGPSLAAVVTVEHHDRTLDDLVFPAETAETLETIDGRSHDATPTVFYFSGEDGTGTNRLPGALTDSETPILRADAADIFADDALDRRLCREAALRDAVIHLENLEAVTDRADGPTVDDDADGPTITDADASPTVDELVDRLDDAPGDVFLTHTEPWTPGVDLTGHRLETCECPFPDYETRLAVWEEYSAELADDSLCSTLAADFRLPQRDIRRAVRTARYLCRTDGAVDDREDADGRDDVESSSTVEPFAPVDGALTRDHCYEACKRYSASSLEALADPIEPGYTFDDIALNDKPKTHLKELCGHLRYRGPVTSEWGFGEPGDRGDGVVALFYGQPGTGKTMAAEIIANETGLDLYRVDLSQVVNKYIGETESRLATLLDEAERSNAILLFDEADAIFGKRAEVKDATDRYANTEINFLLQRLESFDGIVLLTTNKEAGIDSAFKRRIDHAIEFGKPQERIRRELWRDAFPDDATVDTADFDYEFLGRITATPAVIRKIAKYAAYIAASSAHDGRPLGDGTATLDGVTITFDHVILALQYAREAGGGGFEVDFQEYEDKRRSYESAGVERDWREELRRTYGNGSADADEE; this is encoded by the coding sequence ATGTATAACCACTTCAGCGAGCGCCTTCAGTCCGAGTTCGATCGGCTGCAGTGGGTACTTGAACGAGCACAGGATCACTGCTCGCTGCTTGGAAGTGGACCGGAAGGACGTCGGCTCTCGACGGCAGGCGCGCGTATCCGTGCGCTCTCGGCCGACTGCACCGACACGAACGAATCGGCGGCATTGGCGTCATTTCACGAGGAACTCACCGCTCGCACCGAAAAAATCGACGCAAACGTCGAAGCCGCGCTCGAAACAGGTGTCGACCTCCGATTGGAGTCCGTCCGGCGCGCGTTTACCCTCTCTCGAGTCGAACTCGACGCCCTCCTAATCGTGCTCGCACCGACGTTTGACCGCCGCATTCTAACCAACTACGGATCGCTTGTCGGTCTCGACACGCCCACGTACCCGACCGTTCAGATAGTCGAGACGTTGCTCGCGCTCATGGCCACGGACGCCGAGACCGATCGGACGACCTCCCCTCTCTCCCGCAATTCTCCCTTGTTCAAGTACGCACTTCTCGAGCGAGCCGCCCACGATCCGTCCAGTCCCGAGAGCTACGATGTCTTGACCGTCGACGACCGCGTCGTCCGCTACCTCAAAGGTGACGACAGTCTCGGCCCCTCACTCGCCGCGGTCGTCACCGTCGAACACCACGACCGTACCCTCGACGACCTCGTCTTTCCTGCGGAGACTGCCGAAACCCTCGAGACCATCGACGGCCGCTCTCACGATGCCACGCCAACGGTCTTCTACTTCTCCGGCGAGGACGGTACAGGTACGAACCGACTCCCAGGCGCACTCACCGATTCCGAAACCCCCATCCTCCGCGCCGACGCTGCGGACATCTTTGCGGACGATGCCCTCGACCGCCGTCTCTGTCGCGAGGCCGCACTCCGCGACGCCGTGATCCACCTCGAAAATCTGGAAGCCGTCACCGACCGCGCCGACGGCCCGACTGTCGATGACGACGCGGACGGACCCACGATCACCGACGCCGACGCCAGCCCGACAGTCGACGAGCTCGTCGATCGCCTCGACGACGCTCCCGGTGACGTCTTTCTCACCCACACCGAACCCTGGACGCCAGGCGTCGATCTCACCGGTCACCGTCTCGAGACCTGCGAGTGTCCGTTTCCCGACTACGAGACGCGCCTGGCCGTCTGGGAGGAGTACAGCGCGGAACTTGCCGACGATTCGCTGTGTTCGACACTCGCAGCCGATTTCCGACTCCCCCAGCGCGATATCCGCCGAGCCGTTCGGACCGCCAGATACCTCTGTCGCACCGATGGTGCTGTCGACGACCGCGAAGACGCGGACGGCCGGGACGATGTCGAATCGAGTTCGACCGTCGAACCGTTCGCCCCCGTCGACGGTGCACTCACCCGCGACCACTGTTACGAGGCGTGCAAACGCTACTCGGCGAGTAGCCTCGAGGCGCTGGCCGACCCCATCGAACCCGGCTACACCTTCGACGACATCGCTCTCAACGACAAACCCAAAACGCACCTGAAGGAACTCTGCGGCCACCTTCGGTATCGCGGCCCGGTTACCAGCGAGTGGGGCTTTGGCGAACCAGGCGACCGCGGCGACGGCGTCGTCGCGCTGTTCTACGGCCAGCCCGGCACCGGGAAGACGATGGCCGCCGAGATCATCGCCAACGAGACCGGCCTTGACCTCTATCGCGTCGACCTCTCACAGGTGGTCAACAAGTACATCGGTGAGACCGAGAGCCGCCTGGCCACTCTCCTCGACGAGGCCGAACGCTCCAACGCTATTCTCCTGTTCGACGAGGCCGACGCGATCTTCGGCAAACGCGCCGAGGTCAAAGACGCCACCGACCGATACGCCAACACTGAGATCAATTTTCTGCTCCAGCGCCTCGAGTCGTTCGACGGCATCGTCCTATTGACGACCAACAAGGAGGCGGGCATCGACTCGGCGTTCAAACGCCGGATCGATCACGCGATCGAGTTCGGAAAGCCCCAGGAACGCATTCGGCGCGAACTGTGGCGCGACGCGTTCCCCGACGACGCGACCGTCGACACCGCCGACTTCGACTACGAGTTCCTCGGCCGGATCACGGCCACCCCTGCCGTCATCAGAAAGATCGCCAAGTACGCCGCCTACATCGCGGCGTCCTCCGCTCACGACGGCCGCCCGCTCGGGGACGGAACGGCCACCCTCGACGGGGTTACCATCACGTTCGATCACGTCATCCTCGCGCTTCAGTACGCCAGGGAAGCCGGCGGTGGCGGCTTTGAAGTCGACTTTCAGGAGTACGAGGACAAACGTCGCAGCTACGAAAGCGCCGGGGTCGAGCGCGACTGGCGAGAAGAACTCAGACGGACGTACGGGAACGGGTCCGCCGACGCTGACGAGGAGTGA